tttccggtgtgatgctcgagtctgtcccaaaaatacgactccggtgcactcACGTGGACTCGCATGCACTCACGTGGACTtgctaaagtctggactacgtgatgtcatcaagtgtggactctgaggaggaccacaagtccggagcgTGCCATTTGGGACTGGGCCATACTGAAGCCTTTGATTGggattttcaggtgtttttgatTAGGGTtagagctaaactttgcaggacagtgtcCCTCCAaaaccaggaatgcccacccctgatTTAAGCTATGCTGGATTGTTTGAACCAGTTTGGggtttaataaaacattaactCAATGCTGTTGTTTCAACCAATAATTAggataaatatggatattttcataatttaaaccaacagttgggtttgtccatattatACCCAACCGTGGCTTGGAACAACCCAATTGTAAAGCTGCAACAGAATTTACAATGAATTGATTTGATTCTTTCAGCATCAATCATGGCAGCAGCCAGTGTGTCCATTTCAGGCTCCACTGGCACCACCATGGAGTTTGCCGATTACAGTCTCTATAGTAACCTGTCTGATGATGAGCTCTTACAGCTGGCAATTGAACGCAGCCTCAGTGATGCTCATAGCTCCGGGTCAGGGACTGAAAGCACAAAGACCACTACTGCTCAAAACAGACCTGCATCATCACGCCCAGTTCCCCCTTCAAGACCTGCCCAGCAACAGCCTGAACCACCTGCATGTCCGGCCAATCCACCTAGGTACAATGTTTGATGTGCTTCATTCAATTACAAATGAGGTGCaattacaaaatattaaaattaaaatcaaataaaatactattgttTATTCCAGCAACAACTGTTGGTCTATAAcagtggtcaccaaccctgttcctggagatctacttTCCTGCAGAGTTCACCTCCAagcctaatcaaacacacctgaacctgccAATCATGCTTTTCATGGCTACCCAAAAATtggaggcaggtgtgctgaagcACGGTTGGATATGAAGTAGGCAGgagggtagatctccaggaacagtgTTGGTGACCAGTGGTCTAGAATTATGAGGAAAGTGCTTTACTATTTGTAAACAAGAGGATCataacatgtttttaaatgttttgccaTTCGAATTTTCTAGTCATGCTTTGTAAATGCAATTCATAGCGAAGGTCACAATATCACTTACAGATGCCTTCCCGTCTGATGGCTGCTACAGCTGCTTTACACCTGTCTCTCTTCACACGATTGCAACAGCCCACATCACACATGCCATAATGGTTAAAAATAGAGATGCTATCCTTTGCTGTGCCCTATGATGCACTTTTCCCCTTTAATCTGACATTAGATATGTCTCTTCTTTCCTGTGATGTTAATGCACCcattatttaaagattttattttagtttaatttgAAAGTTAAATATGTAAGTTAATTCAAGTCAATTTAGTTTTATTTCTGTGATTTTTCTATAACTGTGTGCATTGTTTGAAGgcaactttataaaaaaaattgtaaaaaaaattactttaaagcttgtttaatgtttatttaaaaacatcagtTTAACAATAGGTTGTGTCCGTTAAATTTTTTGGTGGAAcagtgagtgcgtttacatgcacagaataagcggataactatcaaaaatctgcttattacagaaaactgttttcatgcgtttacatgcaaatcaataaaccggctatgcagacaaatgcgtttacatgggacttgaagacttatcagttttctcgcaggcagtgacgtcaccacctatagtacacaatagtcgttcaaaaagtcaacggcatatctgttttaagctgtactgttgaATCTCTTCTCGTgtgtgcagaacctgtaaatgtaacatgagcttctattttaacagtttctctgccaactgttgagcggagacttttatgcgttactttgcgcttacttccgcgtgtgacgtttatctttcatacgcggagacatgcgcacatggacaaaaccgtgagaaagccggttaaggtgttcacatgccacgcgaaatcggcgtaatgagcaaaaaactacctgtgccgatcggtttttgcttacgccgtttatgagctttccccgataaaaaaaaaccgttttacgcgtttacatgacccccacgtgttatcagtttattaagcataatcggcgtaagactgtgcatgtaaacgcactcagaGACTTTATTAATGGTGCAAACCTCTATGAGCACCACTAAAGTGACTCTAACCTAAACAGCTCTTTTTTTCTTCAGAAGAGAACAAACAAACCCAGATACCGTGTTGTCGATCAGCCACTTTACCACCGGTTACGGCAAGCGGATGGTGGCCTACCGAAGATACGACGGCTCCATTCAGGTCATTCCTGAGCTCGAAGAGTTAGTAATTCCCCAATTTACTAtacataaaagtatttttttatgatttacttTCCTGCTGAAAAGACAAGCATGATTTTCTAGTTTATTTATAGTGAATTTCTAGTTCATGGTAGACGGCACACACTTTTATCAAGGCGCTAAATGGTTTCTTCACAGCAACAATTTTGGTTCCTGAAAGAACcttaaaaggttcttaaaaCACCCATGTCTGTAGACAGTTTTCCAATACAAAGTATATTTTGTGCACCCAAAACTTTCGGtgaaaattaggggtgcaccgatatacACGTTGCCGACAACTATAAAGAATCGCATAGACaatattattcacagctatttcatgtactatgacttttgatcagtaattccttatcgatctgaaatcactgttagtttgagtcgtttataatatgtatttgaaaaagcaacacttgtcaaACATAATCGTTATACagattctttattatcatgaaaatacctgaaaaggtttgaagaacagcaatataaatatatccttaagccatttcctggagctgcgtgtcataTGCCCTGTCCCGAATGGCACACtacggacttgtggtcctcctcagagtccacactttgatgacatcatgtgcAGACCCAACATGCGAGTGCAAGAGGGTGCACCGAagttgtattttgggacagactcgagtgTCACGCCGGAAacaggaagagaagttgccaatcagtgtgaactcctcccttctgtcgtctgattggtcAGATTTCTCTTTCACAAAGACTTCTTGGTTGGAAGAGTCCGCGAAGCCTGCTGCgccgaagaccgcatcaagggttcAAAGGGGGCACTGATGAGCGCACTTcggagcgtaaaaatgacagatgggacaccctacggactcatGGACTAAGCGAGCAtgtgcaatttaaggccacgagacagAAAGTCCACAagaagtgtgccatttgggacagggccatagcTGCGTGTGTGGTTCTTCATCGGGCATATTGAGttcctgcacgagagcgccttctggcttttggatgtagtggcatttcactgtaattcattgagaagcatagcaagcttcATTGGCTGATATATCAGTGCACCCCTGGTGGAAATTgacaaaatatgtaccctagcaccttttcaaaaagtgcaTCTTTTTACCTGAAGAGTTCATAATAGTGCCTCAGATGtacatatttgtattaaatgtatacatatctacACCGAATGGTACCTAAAAGGACATTTGAACAGGTActgcccagtgacagctggggtacatattttgaccatttttctaacagtgtacaGAACTTTATAGGAACCTTATTTTGTGCAGCTGTTTAAAATGTTGATCACCCATGGTGTTTCTTATAAACCTGGTTGACCAAAGAAGTCTTGCTGGTTAAGCTACAGTAGTTACCAGTATCCAATGCTAGGCACCAAGCTAAAAATCATGCTCACCAGTGCTGCTGGTCTTTTCGACAAGTGTACCATACCATCTTAAGTGATGTATTATAATTAAATGGTTTCTTCTGTAGAGAGACAGATCCTATTTCAAAGGCCATTGTGGAAGGTGATGTTGGAACAGTAAGGCTATTGGTTAAGACATCTGGGTGCAACCTTCTAACACCAAACAAACACGGATGGATTCCTCTGCATGATGCCGCATATTATGGACAAAGAGAATGTATAAAAATTCTCCTGAAAGGTAGCGTGCTATTCCCATTCATTTAAGGCTTAGCATTTTAGTGCAGCTTTAACCAATTGCTTTTACTTTATGATCCTCACAGCTCAACCTGGGATGGTTAACCAGCGCACTCTAAAGGATCAGACTGCTTTGATGTTAGCTGTGTCCAGGGATCATCTTGCATGTGCGGAGTATCTTCTCGAGAAAGGAGCTGATCCAGATATTGTCAACAATGACAGGGAGACTCCACTGTACAAAGGTAATATTGTATTATCATTCACATAAATTGTCTGTCATTTAGGCATTTAGAAGACGCTTTTTTCAAAGAGATTCGCCTTAAGTATAATCTTCTGAAATCGGCAGCTTGTGAAAGGGAGAACCCAGCAATGGTTGCCATGCTACTGAATTACAATGCGTCAGTGAATAAGAGTTGCATTCAAGGCTGGACGGCTCTTCATGAGGCTGTGTGCAGGAACAATGTGGAAATCTGCGAGATGCTCGTGAAAGCTGGAGCCAAGGTCAGCAAACCCAACATGTACGGAATTACTCCCATCTTTGTGGCAGCACAAAGTGGAAAAGTGGATACACTTCGGTTCCTTCTAAAAAATGGTAATTGTTCATTTTCATAGCATTTggtcaacatgatctcacaaagttccatggcattgtcacggatctccgaaTTCTTCCATGGCCTTACCttggactttcttttccgtgtcattgtcacggattggttactcatttattcttttatattttctaaattttaaaaccattgtcgcctggcgttaggattaaagttgggtttgggaaaggatgtaattttatgtaaatctaacatttaaccgaagcgacaatggtaagaaaataggacaaaacactTGAGTAACCAATTTGTGACAATTACACGAAAAAGTCTGTGGTACGGCCAAAGAAAAATTCGGAGATCCGTGACTATACCACGGACATTCATGAGATCAGTTTGCATTTTGTCATCTTTGACATTTGATTTGACATTTTCCAAACTATCCAAATATCTACTGGCTCCTTCTAAAAAAACTTTCATGGGTTTATCAGGTGCCGATATCAACAGTCAGGCGTCAGATGGAGCCACGGCACTCTACGAAGCTTGTAAGAATGGTCATGAGGAGATCGTTGAGTTTCTTCTATCTCAAAACGCAGATGCTAACAAGCCTGGCAAAACAGGACTGCTGCCAATTCATATTGCTGCCCAGCGTGGCAGTGACGGGTATGCAAATTTCTTAATGTGTAAGTACAGTACAGTAGATATGCTTTGGGAGAAAGGTTCCCAGGTCAAAGTTCATCTAAACAACTTTGTTCACAGAGGCCATTGTTTTTTTGATAGTTTAGGATTAATACATCTCTTGTGATCTTGCAATTATTTTCAGCAAAGACCTCCTCACTTACGGGTGTACCCGCAAACATGTCAGTGCAACTACGTAAGTCTCAATGCCAGCTTTAAACTTGTGCTTTGGCAAGAATGTGCTGTAACCTTAACTCAAGCTTGACTGCAGTTAAAAAGTCTAAAAAGAAGCAAATaacagtttgatttatttaagatatatataatttatttgttttgacaTACCCATtcaattcaaaatatgtgttcgttgggtcatgtgaacctatgtgcatcatgcgtcgaaagggtttatgataaaatagacgctcatgttcacaaaatattcGCAGCACGCTAACTTAAtaataaactctgattacacaggAGATTATGCAAGTTTAAAGCCTTCAAAGCGTCTGCAGTAGGCACCTTTTTTGACATAACGTCTGATGCGCATAGGTTTACATGACggaccaaacacatattttgacatgacaagccacacacatgacgggctaaatacatgttatGATGAGTTTCGCATCGTGCATCCTTGAAAAATAACATGGACATATGTCATGCAAGCGTTATGTTTATGCAGTGTACTGTGTATAGGTTTAGTTTTACCTGCCTAACAATAAATCTATCCATCCCACACTTAAATAGTGAATAGTTTTAAAAGGCTTTTCAAAAAATCTTATTTAATTATATACCAGCATTGTAGATTGCATGTGacattttcttacaaaatcattTAATGTGATCTACTctctaaaaaatgttgggttatttttaacccgatgttgggtcaaaaagggacaaacccagatATTGGACTTACAGTaattaaatgttcatatttgacccaacattgggttgaaaataacccagcattttcaGGGAATCTAACACAATAGATTACCAAATTTTCACAAAGCATTCAAATATCACTCACAAACCTCTCATTTTCAGTATAGTATCTATGCTGATCCCAGCCACGAGTAAAGCCAGAGTAAGAAGATCTGGCATCAGCCCCCTCCATTTAGCAGCGGAGCGTAACAGAGACGATGTTCTCGAACTGCTGATCGATGCCGGATTTGACGTCAACGCCATGCTGTCCGAGGATCGCGTGAAAATGTATGAGGATCGTCGCAGCACCGCTCTTTATTTCGCCGTCATCAACAACAACATCGATGCCACCACTATGCTTCTGGAGGCTGGTGCCAATCCAAACCTGGACACATTCAACCCTCTCTTGGTAGCCTTGAGACAGGGCTGCGTACAGACGGTTATTCTGCTGGTGGAACACGGTGCTAATGTGAATGCTTACATACCCACCCATCCGACAACGTTTCCAGCCACTGTTATGTTCTGCATGAAGTACCTGACTTTACTGAAGTATCTGATGGATCACGGCTGTGACGCTGTGTCGTGTTTTAATTGTGTATATGGCAACAATCCTCATCCGCCGATAAAGACAAGACGTGACCGGGTGGATGACTATGATGAAGATAGGCAGCCGACCTGTGTTCAGGTGGGTGGTGTGAAACATACATAAACAAATGACTTTTGTGGCCCAAACCTCACTTCCTGTAGACTTCTgcatagaatcaataacaacagagtccctGTAGATTATTTCTAATTAAAAGCAAAACAAGCTTAGtttaa
The nucleotide sequence above comes from Paramisgurnus dabryanus chromosome 12, PD_genome_1.1, whole genome shotgun sequence. Encoded proteins:
- the asb2a.1 gene encoding ankyrin repeat and SOCS box protein 2 isoform X3, giving the protein MAAASVSISGSTGTTMEFADYSLYSNLSDDELLQLAIERSLSDAHSSGSGTESTKTTTAQNRPASSRPVPPSRPAQQQPEPPACPANPPRREQTNPDTVLSISHFTTGYGKRMVAYRRYDGSIQVIPELEEETDPISKAIVEGDVGTVRLLVKTSGCNLLTPNKHGWIPLHDAAYYGQRECIKILLKAQPGMVNQRTLKDQTALMLAVSRDHLACAEYLLEKGADPDIVNNDRETPLYKACERENPAMVAMLLNYNASVNKSCIQGWTALHEAVCRNNVEICEMLVKAGAKVSKPNMYGITPIFVAAQSGKVDTLRFLLKNGADINSQASDGATALYEACKNGHEEIVEFLLSQNADANKPGKTGLLPIHIAAQRGSDGKDLLTYGCTRKHVSATTIVSMLIPATSKARVRRSGISPLHLAAERNRDDVLELLIDAGFDVNAMLSEDRVKMYEDRRSTALYFAVINNNIDATTMLLEAGANPNLDTFNPLLVALRQGCVQTVILLVEHGANVNAYIPTHPTTFPATVMFCMKYLTLLKYLMDHGCDAVSCFNCVYGNNPHPPIKTRRDRVDDYDEDRQPTCVQFCEVISADNYSRWAGPVIDVLLDYVGHVNLCARLREHLDSYPDWNCIREKAMPPRPLLQLCRLKIRQLLGIKRLKKIHKLPVAPRLIKFLNHQEREQD
- the asb2a.1 gene encoding ankyrin repeat and SOCS box protein 2 isoform X2, producing the protein MAAASVSISGSTGTTMEFADYSLYSNLSDDELLQLAIERSLSDAHSSGSGTESTKTTTAQNRPASSRPVPPSRPAQQQPEPPACPANPPREQTNPDTVLSISHFTTGYGKRMVAYRRYDGSIQVIPELEEETDPISKAIVEGDVGTVRLLVKTSGCNLLTPNKHGWIPLHDAAYYGQRECIKILLKAQPGMVNQRTLKDQTALMLAVSRDHLACAEYLLEKGADPDIVNNDRETPLYKACERENPAMVAMLLNYNASVNKSCIQGWTALHEAVCRNNVEICEMLVKAGAKVSKPNMYGITPIFVAAQSGKVDTLRFLLKNGADINSQASDGATALYEACKNGHEEIVEFLLSQNADANKPGKTGLLPIHIAAQRGSDGYANFLMSKTSSLTGVPANMSVQLLSMLIPATSKARVRRSGISPLHLAAERNRDDVLELLIDAGFDVNAMLSEDRVKMYEDRRSTALYFAVINNNIDATTMLLEAGANPNLDTFNPLLVALRQGCVQTVILLVEHGANVNAYIPTHPTTFPATVMFCMKYLTLLKYLMDHGCDAVSCFNCVYGNNPHPPIKTRRDRVDDYDEDRQPTCVQFCEVISADNYSRWAGPVIDVLLDYVGHVNLCARLREHLDSYPDWNCIREKAMPPRPLLQLCRLKIRQLLGIKRLKKIHKLPVAPRLIKFLNHQEREQD
- the asb2a.1 gene encoding ankyrin repeat and SOCS box protein 2 isoform X5, which encodes MAAASVSISGSTGTTMEFADYSLYSNLSDDELLQLAIERSLSDAHSSGSGTESTKTTTAQNRPASSRPVPPSRPAQQQPEPPACPANPPRETDPISKAIVEGDVGTVRLLVKTSGCNLLTPNKHGWIPLHDAAYYGQRECIKILLKAQPGMVNQRTLKDQTALMLAVSRDHLACAEYLLEKGADPDIVNNDRETPLYKACERENPAMVAMLLNYNASVNKSCIQGWTALHEAVCRNNVEICEMLVKAGAKVSKPNMYGITPIFVAAQSGKVDTLRFLLKNGADINSQASDGATALYEACKNGHEEIVEFLLSQNADANKPGKTGLLPIHIAAQRGSDGYANFLMSKTSSLTGVPANMSVQLLSMLIPATSKARVRRSGISPLHLAAERNRDDVLELLIDAGFDVNAMLSEDRVKMYEDRRSTALYFAVINNNIDATTMLLEAGANPNLDTFNPLLVALRQGCVQTVILLVEHGANVNAYIPTHPTTFPATVMFCMKYLTLLKYLMDHGCDAVSCFNCVYGNNPHPPIKTRRDRVDDYDEDRQPTCVQFCEVISADNYSRWAGPVIDVLLDYVGHVNLCARLREHLDSYPDWNCIREKAMPPRPLLQLCRLKIRQLLGIKRLKKIHKLPVAPRLIKFLNHQEREQD
- the asb2a.1 gene encoding ankyrin repeat and SOCS box protein 2 isoform X4 — encoded protein: MAAASVSISGSTGTTMEFADYSLYSNLSDDELLQLAIERSLSDAHSSGSGTESTKTTTAQNRPASSRPVPPSRPAQQQPEPPACPANPPREQTNPDTVLSISHFTTGYGKRMVAYRRYDGSIQVIPELEEETDPISKAIVEGDVGTVRLLVKTSGCNLLTPNKHGWIPLHDAAYYGQRECIKILLKAQPGMVNQRTLKDQTALMLAVSRDHLACAEYLLEKGADPDIVNNDRETPLYKACERENPAMVAMLLNYNASVNKSCIQGWTALHEAVCRNNVEICEMLVKAGAKVSKPNMYGITPIFVAAQSGKVDTLRFLLKNGADINSQASDGATALYEACKNGHEEIVEFLLSQNADANKPGKTGLLPIHIAAQRGSDGKDLLTYGCTRKHVSATTIVSMLIPATSKARVRRSGISPLHLAAERNRDDVLELLIDAGFDVNAMLSEDRVKMYEDRRSTALYFAVINNNIDATTMLLEAGANPNLDTFNPLLVALRQGCVQTVILLVEHGANVNAYIPTHPTTFPATVMFCMKYLTLLKYLMDHGCDAVSCFNCVYGNNPHPPIKTRRDRVDDYDEDRQPTCVQFCEVISADNYSRWAGPVIDVLLDYVGHVNLCARLREHLDSYPDWNCIREKAMPPRPLLQLCRLKIRQLLGIKRLKKIHKLPVAPRLIKFLNHQEREQD
- the asb2a.1 gene encoding ankyrin repeat and SOCS box protein 2 isoform X1 translates to MAAASVSISGSTGTTMEFADYSLYSNLSDDELLQLAIERSLSDAHSSGSGTESTKTTTAQNRPASSRPVPPSRPAQQQPEPPACPANPPRREQTNPDTVLSISHFTTGYGKRMVAYRRYDGSIQVIPELEEETDPISKAIVEGDVGTVRLLVKTSGCNLLTPNKHGWIPLHDAAYYGQRECIKILLKAQPGMVNQRTLKDQTALMLAVSRDHLACAEYLLEKGADPDIVNNDRETPLYKACERENPAMVAMLLNYNASVNKSCIQGWTALHEAVCRNNVEICEMLVKAGAKVSKPNMYGITPIFVAAQSGKVDTLRFLLKNGADINSQASDGATALYEACKNGHEEIVEFLLSQNADANKPGKTGLLPIHIAAQRGSDGYANFLMSKTSSLTGVPANMSVQLLSMLIPATSKARVRRSGISPLHLAAERNRDDVLELLIDAGFDVNAMLSEDRVKMYEDRRSTALYFAVINNNIDATTMLLEAGANPNLDTFNPLLVALRQGCVQTVILLVEHGANVNAYIPTHPTTFPATVMFCMKYLTLLKYLMDHGCDAVSCFNCVYGNNPHPPIKTRRDRVDDYDEDRQPTCVQFCEVISADNYSRWAGPVIDVLLDYVGHVNLCARLREHLDSYPDWNCIREKAMPPRPLLQLCRLKIRQLLGIKRLKKIHKLPVAPRLIKFLNHQEREQD